The DNA segment TGGCTGAACAAGTTTGCAGAATACTTCAACGAGCAGCTTCAGGCAGAACTCGACAGACTCAGGAAGCTGTACCCTCATGTCAACATCATATACGCAGACTACTACAACGCTCTGTCACGCATTTTCCAAGAACCAGCCAAATTCGGTTAGCCTTATTGATCCGTCCTACTGAACCTACACGACCAAGTTCATTGGTTTGATTTGCTAACCAAATTTGTCATCCAATCAGGGTTTATGAACAGACCCTTGCCTGCGTGCTGCGGTTTGGGAGGGCAGTACAACTACACACCTGGTAAGAAATGTGGCTTTGAAGGAGTTGAATATTGTGATGATCCCTCAAAGTATGTGAACTGGGACGGTGTTCATATGACTGAGGCTGCGTACAGACTGATAGCTGAGGGTTTACTTAAGGGACCTTATGTGATTCCTCCTTTCAACTGGTCTTGTCTCAGCTCTGAATTAAAAAAGAACAATGGATCATCTGACGCAGAGTTTTCTTTGGTGAACAACTGGATATAACTTGGTCTGaaaattgagagagagagagagaattaaGAGTACTGATAAAGTCATCTATGTTCTTCAGTGCGTTTATTGGATCATGTATTGTTATATTATGTTGTTCAGCTGATTTATTCATTCTATATATAGTTCATTTGATATATCTGCAGATGGTTATAACAATGATTTACATAAATGTAAAATTCTAAGATAATAGGTTGTGGTTATGTAACCCAGTTTAAGATTTTGTCAGCTCTTAATTTGTATAAAAGCCTAAACACATCTGGAAATGGAAACTGAAGACAGACAAAAACATTATATTGGATCACTAGACAcggttttctttgatgaagaTCTGGCAAATTTTTAAGTTCTTAAGAGGAGAATCAATATATAAGAGCAGCATACATATTCAGATGTTCTTAAGTTCTTATACTTCATACTTGGATCGATTCTAGGTTCGTGTCCATGTGATATCTTCAGAGAGATATTGGATTAGAAGGATCCAAGATCCACTGTTCGGAAAGTAGAATTATTGAAGAGTTAGGTAGAGATGGCCTTATAAAATGGGCGGTAGTTAGATGTCTCGTGTCCACTACTAAATCGATTGTATGAATATGAGAGTTTTTCGGTTGGTGGCTaccaaaaatagaaaacaaataaaaaagaaaatgaataaaagaGATTAAACAGAGAATTTTTGAGGAATGGAGAtgaaacactatttttttagtGGTAATTAAAAAATGCTTGTAAACATGGCCGGATTTAAGATTTCCAGGTTACAAACATTTCTTAAATActtcaataaaagtaatttcacaattttggaaaatcttatataactttcaaaaaatttaagcGAATGTCGATGTTATAGATAGTAGTGCACGGATCTGACGTTGCGtataaattggaaaaaaaataatcaggGAAACAAAATTCCATGATTTTGTTTTGTGGGTCATATATTCATGgggttatttgtgaaataaccaaaacaaatatcaaaattagttttttagaaagagggtagagagagataggaaaagaaaagaagaaagagaaggtgattttggttagtttgttaattttggttttttggtgAGTTATTGGGTGAAATTTCTCTATTTTCATTTAGTGTTAGCCATTTACAAAAACCATAACTCAAAATCTGGATGCACCTATAATAAGGAGGTCAACACCATACAGCTAAAACTAAACACAAACATTAAACCAAAAGAAGAGACATAAAAAAGACCTTAGCTGAATTACTATCACCCAAAGCTACATACGATtcaatttaaataatttgtttttgtttattcttAATTTTAAGACTAATATTATGACTTGTCTGGGTTGGAAAGATAGTATACTAGTATTCAGTGAATATGACATATGTACTCAATACTCGTCATCATCTAAGAGGCAAAACAAAATCTGTTTTTGGAGAGTTTAGTGCTCACTGAAAAAGGCACACATAAGTTGGTCATTGACTATTCCGaccatctatactatactaaaaggaggatataagccatggagagagTGTCCACATaagatagaaaaatcaaccaatcagaaaacccgaaattgccatgtcatttcatttatttttcgcaaaaaatagaaaaacaatgcgaaggtgagaatcgaacccgggttagtatgatatatatataggacatttaccactaagccattgaaactttcttggacacatatacaagaaccactaagtatataatcacaaactcttatgtacatttacaataatatgaattcaactttcaagactccgatactttgttttgtaaaaaaaaaataagtaagtgactaagctaatatattcttagaaagtgtgagaacgttgacaaatatggaaaatcatatatttttgttttcgtgacaaagttaagaattttgtaaaagtaagtttaacatataaattttcgtgacaaatatgaaaaagcatagatttttgtaaaattttgacaaaacaactcataacatacttctctaatgtcttaataaaatattatttaagtgtgcaataattaaatatattaattcaataaatttggtaatttatagacaaaacaataacacaacaaattttgaaacatttgttaaacctatcaaatttttttcatgagaatccaactaaacaagataaaaaaaataattagatttacaaatatttaattatcattttattcaattttgattaatttcaaattgtcataatgtatctttttgaagttacaaatatgaaaaagcatagatttttgtacaatttgacaaaacaactcaaaacatatttttctaatgtcttaataaaatattatttaaggatgcaataattaaatatattaattcaataaattttataatttatagacaaaacaataccacaacaaattttgaaacatttgtttaaccaatcgattttttttttcatgagaatccaactaaaccattagatttacaaatatttagttaccattttattcaattttgattcattttaaattgtaataatgtatctttttgaagttacaaaaaaataatgttctttctttattacactagcattatatatagattctatatacacaaaataaatataatataacaacataagcttgctttccccgattcatatgaaaactttttaaattatccaccaaagcaaattaattaaatcaatgaaattgttaaaatacaacaaattaatatataattttattttaaattaaattatttaaaaagtgtattttcgttaaaacaaaataataaataagtaaaactgatttgatggtaatttttatgatatatatatatatatatatatatatatatatatatatatatcaattctgtgaaagaaataaagcttaatatggaaaaaaatcttaaatacaaaaacctctaaaaattaacaaaaaaactaataaattaaactatgatatcacttaaaagcttcttagaccatattaataaaatatttaagcgataattagacaaatttgatttttttttccaacaaaaagtttattattaattaacatcagttatttcaagatgtttaagaaatggtggacaaaaaaataggatggacattaatgatatatgaactatgaatagtactttgtgaagcagatttagataacatatctgcacatccattttcagtcttttttgatgcctaaattcaatttcttcagagtagttattctacaaatagatcgtatgagatattgttttgatatgtagatttgttttttcaatgttagGAAGATtgataattgtaaaaatgtctccttcgtatatgatatgtctataaccgagtctccaacatgagacaagtttgtttaaaaagtaaataattttatttttcttatattatataatcaatatatattattttctgataataaaaatatagttattcatctatcacaaatatctatgcaaatatgtgaatcaagtacaacaatcaaacaacataatgaatttccacaaagaaaatttaaaaaatatatttatgttatgtagtcatattttataatttttaaataatgtattataatattatacattatttttttagaattgagaaatacatatatcagttagacaaattaagcgataattagacaaatttgatttttattttgtgagcaaaaagtttattattaattagcattacttatttcaagatgtttaagaaatgatggacaaaaaaataggatggacataaatgatatatgaactataaatagttttttgtaaaactgacttagataacacatatgcacatccatttccagtcctttttgatgcataaattcaatttaTTCAGAGCAGTTATTTCACAAAGAGATcatatgagatattgttttgatattcagatttgtttcttgattgttaagaagattgatagatgtaaaaatgtttcatttgaatatgatatgtctataaccgagtccccaacatgagacaagtttgttaaaaagtaaataattccatttttcttatattatataataaatatatattattcactgataataaaaatatagttattcatctatcacaaatatctatgcaaatatgtgaattaagtacaacaatcaaacaacataatgatttccacaaagaaaatataaaaaaatatatttatgttatgtagtcttattttttattctttaaataatataatacaatattatacattattttttagaattgagaaatacatataatatcttatccgcgcgtagcgcggttaaaaaatctagttttcataaaaatgttaaacagaAAAACAATAAAGCGACTTCGATCAATTAAATTCGAAGAGACGACGGGGGCCACTGAATTAAAGTGACAAGCAACCATCATAATTAAATGTCAATGAAAGGACaaatacaattattatttttgttttgtttgataaaaaaaacacaaaatataagaGAAATTGAGATAGGGGATGACGTAGAGAAAGCAACCTCCAAGACTCTCGCATGGCGTCTCCAGATCCTCCACACTTGACGAAGAAGCTCCTTAGCTTCTTTTTGTCTACTCTTTTTCTCACTATCGTCGTCAACTCGGAAACGCATTGCCGGAATTTCAAATCCATCATAAGTTTCGGCGATTCCACTGCCGACACCGGAAACTTGATTGGTCTCTCTGATCCTGACGATCTTCCTGCCGCCGCGTTTCCGCCGTACGGAGAAACATTCTTCCACCATCCCACGGGCCGTTTCTCAAATGGTCGCCTCATCATCGATTTCATTGGTACAGTCTCTACTGTGTTTGTTTGTCATTGTTTGTCCTTACTTGAACTAGTGTGAGTGAGTTAGTGAAGTTCTTGGGGTTTGTGAGAGACATTTGTTTCTTATGTCCAGAGAGCTCCACATTCTCTGGAAAGAGCAATCATAGTCTAATCATTGGCTTGTAATTATTGTATATCTTGTTTTCACCCCTCTTGAAAAaacaatttctaaaaaaatattatgtaatttgTTGGTTAATTTAAAAGCCTGGTAGACCATTTGTaatacaagaaaacaaaacatatgaTAAATGTTCTGCTTCTTGTGAGACGAAACCCAAAAGGATTACTATTCATCATCTTGGgctctttctttgttttttctttttgttttttttgttttttgatgtAACGCTTCCCTATTTGAATGGTTAGTTGTTTCTATGAAACATGAAAGCATCTAAACACAATACCACTTAATGTTTAATCAACTAACATGTTTCTCAAGCCATTTCCTTTGATTCTATTATCAGCTGAATTCTTGGGTCTTCCATTTGTGCCTCCTTTTTATGGATCTCAAAATGCAAACTTTGAGAAGGGAGTTAATTTCGCTGTGGGAGGAGCAACGGCACTGGAACATTCCTTTCTCGTGGAGAGAGGGATTAATCTTGATTTCACCAATGTTAGTTTAGGAGTTCAGCTTCAGAGCTTCAAGGATGCTCTGCCTAGCTTATGTGGTTCCCCATCAGGTGTGGAAGTTCAACGTTTTCTTTTATGTACTTGGTTTGTGCTTAAAGATCCCATCCTTGTTTCTGTTAACCTCCTAGATGCAAGCTCACTTGTAAAGATTTTTTAGACTGCAGAGATATGATCGAAAATGCGTTGATTCTCATGGGAGAAATTGGAGGGAATGACTATAATTACCCACTCTTTCTTGGCAAACCCATTCAAGAGGTCAGAGAGCTGGTTCCACTTGTGGTCACTACTATATCCTCTGCAATCACGGTAAACATTTCTCTTTATACCTCATCAAATTCTTGATCTGCCTCTACAAGGAATAccataagcaaaaaaaatatatttgttttgctttttgGGAATGAATATTAAAGCTTAAAAAATACAGGAGTTGATCAGTATGGGTGGGAAAACATTTCTTGTGCCCGGACAGTTCCCGCTTGGATGCTCCACTACCTACTTGCAATCATACAAAACATCAAACGCTGAAGAATATGATTCTACGGGTTGTTTGAAATGGCTGAACGAGTTTGGAAAAAACCAGGGCGACCAGCTTCTAGTAGAACTCAAGAAGCTCCAGAAGCTGTACCCTCATGTCTACATCATATACGCAGACTACTACAACATTTTGCTTCGCTTTATCCAAGAACCAGCTAAATACGGTTAGTTTTCTTGACCATTCCTACTGAACCAACAAGATTTCTAACCTAGTTAGTTATCCAATCAAATGTACAAACAGGGTTCTTAAGCAAACCCTCACCCTTGCCCCCTTGCTGCGGTACTGGAGGATCGTACAGTTCCGTATTTGGTAGGACATTTGGCTTAAAAGGACTTAAATGTTGTAATGATCCTTCAAAGTATGTGGACTGGGACAGTGCTCATATGACTGAGGCTGCGTACAGATTGATGGCTGAGGGTGTACTTAAGGGACCCTATGCCATCCCTCCTTTCGATTGGTCTTGCTTCAACCCTGAAATTAAGAACAGTGGCTCATCTGATACAGAGCATTCTTCGATGTAACTGATCAAGTTGTTCCGAGGTTTGAGAGAGAATAATAAGGATACCAATAATATCATGTATGTTTATTTGTCTTAGAGCATGTGttgtaatatttgaaaaattggATTGTTGTTATGCTAATGTGAATATGTATTTGAATATCTTTTCATtctatttaaaaagaaatacaaaattaatttgcaaaatggcgagaacaaaaaaaaagatatttagtTAAATGAAAATTTGCGAAAAGGCTATTAGCAAATGACATAAAAAGTAACAGAAAAAGTTTAGGCATGAAGCTTGTtcaaatgttattattttattacgtAAGATCATATAATAATAGTTCTGCAAaaagtaattatatatttggAAGAAAGTGGTTCGTGTTAGTAGCAGAATCATGTGATATCTTTGAGAGATTATGGATTAGAAGGATCGAAGATTCATCGTTTGGAAAGTGGAATACTTCGAGAGTTAGGTAGAGATAATGCACACTTTGTGGTAGATATGTATCAGGTATCCACTACCAATCCCATTGTACAAAGACTTCGGTTGGTGGGTTACCAATGATGGATCTATGACTGGGAGAACTTTTAACGGGAGATATTATCACGAATTTTGTGTTAGTCAGTTTAGTTGAAGGCATTATTTTGAGTTTgagctaaatatttttttaaaatattaattatatacgaagattaaaatttaaaattaaaccgtGACACGTAACGTCCTTCATGGTAAAGTACATCTACCATTGGTGGCTACCAAAACTAGAAAATAAATGAACTAGAAAATGAAATAacgaaaatgataaattttgagGAATGGAAATAAAACACTAGTATTGTTCACTCTCCCCATCTAGTAGTTGCGTTCACTAATTGAGCCTTCcctttttgttgttgtccccGAGTAATTGGCTCTTTATTACTAGAAAGGGATGAGGTAGAGCAAGCAACCTCCAAGACTCTTGGCATGACGTCTCTAGATTCTCCTCCACGGATGAAGAAGCTCCTTAGCTTCTTTTTATCTACTCTTTTCCTACTCACTGTCGTCAACTCTGAGACGACTTGCCGGAACTTCAAATCGATCATCAGCTTCGGCGACTCCATTGCCGACACTGGAAACTTGCTCGGCCTCTCTGATCCTAACAATCTTCCTAAAGTAGCGTTTCCGCCGTACGGAGAAACGTTCTTCCATCATCCCACAGGCCGTTTCTCAAACGGTCGCCTCATCATCGATTTCATTGGTACCGTTTCTCTACTTCTTTAGTCTTTACTTCAAAGTAATGTGAATGAGCGAGTATACATCTTCCGAACAATTCGAAGCTTGTACTATTATTGCtgtacaaaacaaaaacaaaaacaaaaacaaaacataagataaaaaaaaatttctgctTCTTGTCGGAATCTGTgagaataaacaaaaagaagaattaCTAATAATTATCTTCTGCTCTTCCCTATTTTATTGCTTTTGTGTCACTCCAACGTATAACATCTTCTGGATTGTCATGTTGATTGATTGTATAATATTAAGACTCCATTAGAAAGCATCTAAATACAAAACCATTAATTGTTGTTAAGCCTTATCGGTTGGCTCCTCAATTtacatatctctctctctctcgttttcaTGTTCTTTTCTTTGGTTCTGTTATCAGCTGAATTCTTGGGGTTTCCGCTCGTACCACCTTTTTACGGATCTCAAAATGCAAACTTTGAGAAAGGAGTTAATTTCGCGGTCGGGGGAGCAACGGCACTTGAGCCTTCAGTTCTCGAGGAGAGAGGGATTCATTTTGCTTACACCAACGTCAGTTTAGGAGTTCAGCTCCAGAGCTTCAAGGATAGTTTGCCTAACCTTTGTGGCTCCCCAACAGGTGTTTtaaaccttttctttttctgttcTTGGTTTGTGCTTAGATGTCATAAAGTTtctaatgttaaaaaaaatcgcTCTGCAGTTTTTATCGGCctagaattattattatttttttttaatttggtgtAGAAAAACTGTTTCGCTTATAATCGATTTACTAACAGATGCCTAGGTGCTGTCTATACTAATTTTTAGAACGCTCCAAGCTTTTGTTAACCTCCAGCAAACTCACTTGTAATAATGGTTTTAGACTGCAGAGATATGATCGAAAATGCTTTGATTCTCATGGGAGAAATTGGAGGGAATGACTATAATTACCCACTCTTTCTTGGCAAACCCATTGAAGAGATCAGAGAGCTGGTTCCACTTGTGATCACTACTATCTCTTCTGCAATCACGGTAAACATTTCTCTTTGCGAATGTCTCATCAAATTCTTGATATACCTCTCGAAACATTAAACAaggattaaaatataaaatacaggAGTTGATTAGTATGGGGGGAAGAACATTTCTGGTGCCAGGAGAGTTCCCGATCGGATGCGCAGTAATCTACTTGACATTATATAAAACACCAAACAAGGAAGCATACGATTCTTCAGGTTGTTTGAAATGGCTGAACGAGTTTGCAGTATACCACGACGACCAGCTTCAGGCAGAACTCAACAAGCTCCGGAAGCTGTACCCTCATGTCAACATCATATACGCAGACTATTACAACGCTCTGTTACGCCTTTCCCAAGAACCAACCAAATTTGGTTTAGCCTTCTTGACCCTTCCTACTGAACCTACACGACCAcgttctttgtttttatttgctAACCGAATTATTCATTCAATCAGGGTTCATAGACAGACGCTTGCCTGCTTGCTGCGGTTTTGGTGAGAAGGGGATGGAATGTTGTAGTGATCCTTCAAAGTATGTGAGTTGGGACTCTGTTCATATGACTGAGGCTGCGTACAGATTTATGGCTGAGGGGGTTCTTAAGGGACCCTATGCCATTCCACCTTTTGATTGGTCTTGCCTCAACCCTGAAATTAAGAACAGTGGATCATCTGACACAAAAAAGTATCATTTGATGAACCACTAATATAGCTTGGTCTGAAAATTGAGACATAGAAGGATGGATGGatactgataaaaaaatatgtatgttCTTCAGTGCTTGTATTGGTTCATGTATTGTACTAATAGACAATTTGTATTCTTGTTATGGTAATGCGAATATTTCTTCATTCTGTAAGAACAAAAATCTGATATAGTATGTATGAGACATTAAGCTTATCAAATAATTATAGTATGTACAATTAAAATGTACCACTGTCAAAGACTTTCGTTTCGTTtacacaataaaaa comes from the Brassica napus cultivar Da-Ae chromosome A7, Da-Ae, whole genome shotgun sequence genome and includes:
- the LOC125576480 gene encoding GDSL esterase/lipase At1g28580-like; protein product: MASPDPPHLTKKLLSFFLSTLFLTIVVNSETHCRNFKSIISFGDSTADTGNLIGLSDPDDLPAAAFPPYGETFFHHPTGRFSNGRLIIDFIAEFLGLPFVPPFYGSQNANFEKGVNFAVGGATALEHSFLVERGINLDFTNVSLGVQLQSFKDALPSLCGSPSDCRDMIENALILMGEIGGNDYNYPLFLGKPIQEVRELVPLVVTTISSAITELISMGGKTFLVPGQFPLGCSTTYLQSYKTSNAEEYDSTGCLKWLNEFGKNQGDQLLVELKKLQKLYPHVYIIYADYYNILLRFIQEPAKYGFLSKPSPLPPCCGTGGSYSSVFGRTFGLKGLKCCNDPSKYVDWDSAHMTEAAYRLMAEGVLKGPYAIPPFDWSCFNPEIKNSGSSDTEHSSM
- the LOC106358063 gene encoding GDSL esterase/lipase At1g28570-like isoform X1, which gives rise to MTSLDSPPRMKKLLSFFLSTLFLLTVVNSETTCRNFKSIISFGDSIADTGNLLGLSDPNNLPKVAFPPYGETFFHHPTGRFSNGRLIIDFIAEFLGFPLVPPFYGSQNANFEKGVNFAVGGATALEPSVLEERGIHFAYTNVSLGVQLQSFKDSLPNLCGSPTDCRDMIENALILMGEIGGNDYNYPLFLGKPIEEIRELVPLVITTISSAITELISMGGRTFLVPGEFPIGCAVIYLTLYKTPNKEAYDSSGCLKWLNEFAVYHDDQLQAELNKLRKLYPHVNIIYADYYNALLRLSQEPTKFGFIDRRLPACCGFGEKGMECCSDPSKYVSWDSVHMTEAAYRFMAEGVLKGPYAIPPFDWSCLNPEIKNSGSSDTKKYHLMNH
- the LOC106358063 gene encoding GDSL esterase/lipase At1g28570-like precursor (The RefSeq protein has 5 substitutions, 3 frameshifts compared to this genomic sequence), giving the protein MKKLLSFFLSTLFLLTVVNSETTCRNFKSIISFGDSIADTGNLLGLSDPNNLPKVAFPPYGETFFHHPTGRFSNGRLIIDFIAEFLGFPLVPPFYGSQNANFEKGVNFAVGGATALEPSVLEERGIHFAYTNVSLGVQLQSFKDSLPNLCGSPTDCRHMIENALILMGEIGGNDYNYPLFLGKPIEEIRELVPLVITTIPSAITELIGMGGRTFLVPGEFPIGCAVIYLTLYKTPNKEAYDSSGCLKWLNEFAVYHDDQLQAELNKLRRLYPHVNIIYADYYNALLRLSQEPTKFGFIDRALPACCGFGEKGMECCSGPSKYVSWDSVHMTEAAYRFMAEGVLKGPYAIPPFDWSCLNPEIKNSGSSDTKSII